One Balaenoptera ricei isolate mBalRic1 chromosome 16, mBalRic1.hap2, whole genome shotgun sequence genomic window carries:
- the TAF5L gene encoding TAF5-like RNA polymerase II p300/CBP-associated factor-associated factor 65 kDa subunit 5L isoform X2: protein MKRVRTEQIQMAVSCYLKRRQYGDADGPLKQGLRLSQSAEEMATSLAVQSESGCANIVSAAPCQAEPQQYEVQFGRLRNFLTDSESQHSHEVMPLLYPLFVYLHLNLVQNSPKSTVESFYSRFHGMFLQNASQKDVIEQLQTTQTIQDILSNFRLRAFLDNKYVVRLQEDSYNYLLRYLQSDNNTALCRVLTWHIHLDVQPAKRTDYQLYASGGPSRGEGGGLEPADVPAPILQNEAALEVLQESIKRVKDGPPSLTTICFYAFYNTEQLLNTAEVSPDSKLLAAGFDNSCIKLWSLRSKKLKSEPHRVDVSRIHLACDILEKEDDEDDNAGTEMRVLRGHCGPVYSTRFLADSSGLLSCSEDMSIRYWDLGSFTNTVLYRGHAYPVWDLDISPHSLYFASGSHDRTARLWSFDRTHPLRIYAGHLADVDCVKFHPNSNYLATGSTDKTVRLWSTQQGNSVRLFTGHRGPVLSLAFSPNGKYLASAGEDQRLKLWDLASGTLYKELRGHTDSVTSLTFSPDSSLLASASMDNSVRVWDIRSAHCSAPADGSSSELVGVYTGQTSNVLSVQFMACNLLLVTGITQENQEH, encoded by the exons TCCAATCGGAATCTGGTTGTGCCAACATAGTGTCTGCGGCCCCTTGCCAGGCAGAGCCCCAGCAATATGAAGTGCAGTTCGGACGGCTGCGGAATTTCCTCACCG ATTCTGAATCCCAGCACAGCCACGAAGTGATGCCTCTCCTCTACCCTCTCTTTGTCTACCTCCACCTCAACCTGGTCCAGAACAGTCCCAAGAGCACAGTGGAAAGCTTTTACAGCCGCTTCCATGGAATGTTCCTACAGAATGCCAGCCAGAAGGACGTCATCGAGCAGCTGCAGACCACCCAGACCATCCAGGACATCCTGTCTAACTTCCGGCTGCGGGCCTTCCTGGACAACAAGTACGTGGTCCGCCTGCAGGAAGACAGCTACAACTACCTTCTCCGCTACCTCCAGAGTGACAATAACACCGCGCTGTGCAGAGTCCTCACCTGGCACATCCACCTGGACGTGCAGCCCGCCAAGAGGACAGACTACCAGCTCTACGCCAGCGGCGGCCCCTCCCGGGGCGAGGGCGGCGGCCTGGAGCCTGCTGACGTGCCCGCGCCCATCCTGCAGAACGAGGCCGCGCTGGAGGTCCTGCAGGAGAGCATTAAGCGTGTCAAGGACGGCCCCCCCTCTCTCACCACCATCTGCTTCTACGCCTTCTACAACACGGAGCAGCTGCTGAACACGGCGGAGGTCTCCCCGGACAGCAAGCTGCTCGCCGCCGGCTTTGACAACTCCTGTATAAAACTGTGGAGTCTGCGTTCCAAGAAGTTAAAATCCGAACCCCATCGAGTAGACGTGTCCCGCATCCACTTGGCTTGTGATATCCTGGAGAAGGAG GACGACGAGGACGATAACGCAGGCACGGAGATGAGGGTCCTGCGGGGACACTGCGGGCCAGTGTACAGCACCAGGTTCCTTGCGGACAGCTCAGGGCTGCTCTCCTGCTCTGAGGACATGTCCATCAGGTACTGGGACCTCGGCAGCTTCACCAACACCGTGCTGTACCGGGGCCACGCCTACCCCGTGTGGGACCTGGACATCAGCCCGCACAGCCTGTACTTCGCCAGCGGGTCCCACGACCGCACGGCCAGGCTGTGGTCGTTTGATCGGACGCACCCGCTGCGCATCTACGCCGGGCACCTGGCGGATGTGGACTGCGTCAAGTTCCACCCCAATTCCAACTACTTAGCCACGGGCTCGACCGACAAGACGGTCCGGCTGTGGAGCACCCAGCAGGGGAACTCGGTGAGGCTCTTCACGGGCCACCGCGGCCCTGTGCTCTCTCTGGCCTTTTCCCCCAACGGTAAGTACTTGGCGTCGGCGGGCGAGGACCAGCGGCTGAAGCTGTGGGACTTGGCGTCCGGGACGCTCTACAAAGAGCTTCGGGGCCACACGGACAGCGTCACCAGCCTCACCTTCAGCCCGGACAGCAGCCTGCTCGCGTCGGCCTCCATGGACAACTCGGTGCGCGTCTGGGACATCAGGAGCGCGCACTGCAGCGCGCCCGCCGACGGCTCGTCCAGCGAGCTCGTGGGCGTCTACACCGGCCAGACGAGCAACGTGCTGAGCGTGCAGTTCATGGCCTGCAACCTCCTGCTGGTGACCGGAATCACGCAAGAAAATCAGGAACATTGA
- the TAF5L gene encoding TAF5-like RNA polymerase II p300/CBP-associated factor-associated factor 65 kDa subunit 5L isoform X1, with amino-acid sequence MILEQLVCCSIWVMKRVRTEQIQMAVSCYLKRRQYGDADGPLKQGLRLSQSAEEMATSLAVQSESGCANIVSAAPCQAEPQQYEVQFGRLRNFLTDSESQHSHEVMPLLYPLFVYLHLNLVQNSPKSTVESFYSRFHGMFLQNASQKDVIEQLQTTQTIQDILSNFRLRAFLDNKYVVRLQEDSYNYLLRYLQSDNNTALCRVLTWHIHLDVQPAKRTDYQLYASGGPSRGEGGGLEPADVPAPILQNEAALEVLQESIKRVKDGPPSLTTICFYAFYNTEQLLNTAEVSPDSKLLAAGFDNSCIKLWSLRSKKLKSEPHRVDVSRIHLACDILEKEDDEDDNAGTEMRVLRGHCGPVYSTRFLADSSGLLSCSEDMSIRYWDLGSFTNTVLYRGHAYPVWDLDISPHSLYFASGSHDRTARLWSFDRTHPLRIYAGHLADVDCVKFHPNSNYLATGSTDKTVRLWSTQQGNSVRLFTGHRGPVLSLAFSPNGKYLASAGEDQRLKLWDLASGTLYKELRGHTDSVTSLTFSPDSSLLASASMDNSVRVWDIRSAHCSAPADGSSSELVGVYTGQTSNVLSVQFMACNLLLVTGITQENQEH; translated from the exons TCCAATCGGAATCTGGTTGTGCCAACATAGTGTCTGCGGCCCCTTGCCAGGCAGAGCCCCAGCAATATGAAGTGCAGTTCGGACGGCTGCGGAATTTCCTCACCG ATTCTGAATCCCAGCACAGCCACGAAGTGATGCCTCTCCTCTACCCTCTCTTTGTCTACCTCCACCTCAACCTGGTCCAGAACAGTCCCAAGAGCACAGTGGAAAGCTTTTACAGCCGCTTCCATGGAATGTTCCTACAGAATGCCAGCCAGAAGGACGTCATCGAGCAGCTGCAGACCACCCAGACCATCCAGGACATCCTGTCTAACTTCCGGCTGCGGGCCTTCCTGGACAACAAGTACGTGGTCCGCCTGCAGGAAGACAGCTACAACTACCTTCTCCGCTACCTCCAGAGTGACAATAACACCGCGCTGTGCAGAGTCCTCACCTGGCACATCCACCTGGACGTGCAGCCCGCCAAGAGGACAGACTACCAGCTCTACGCCAGCGGCGGCCCCTCCCGGGGCGAGGGCGGCGGCCTGGAGCCTGCTGACGTGCCCGCGCCCATCCTGCAGAACGAGGCCGCGCTGGAGGTCCTGCAGGAGAGCATTAAGCGTGTCAAGGACGGCCCCCCCTCTCTCACCACCATCTGCTTCTACGCCTTCTACAACACGGAGCAGCTGCTGAACACGGCGGAGGTCTCCCCGGACAGCAAGCTGCTCGCCGCCGGCTTTGACAACTCCTGTATAAAACTGTGGAGTCTGCGTTCCAAGAAGTTAAAATCCGAACCCCATCGAGTAGACGTGTCCCGCATCCACTTGGCTTGTGATATCCTGGAGAAGGAG GACGACGAGGACGATAACGCAGGCACGGAGATGAGGGTCCTGCGGGGACACTGCGGGCCAGTGTACAGCACCAGGTTCCTTGCGGACAGCTCAGGGCTGCTCTCCTGCTCTGAGGACATGTCCATCAGGTACTGGGACCTCGGCAGCTTCACCAACACCGTGCTGTACCGGGGCCACGCCTACCCCGTGTGGGACCTGGACATCAGCCCGCACAGCCTGTACTTCGCCAGCGGGTCCCACGACCGCACGGCCAGGCTGTGGTCGTTTGATCGGACGCACCCGCTGCGCATCTACGCCGGGCACCTGGCGGATGTGGACTGCGTCAAGTTCCACCCCAATTCCAACTACTTAGCCACGGGCTCGACCGACAAGACGGTCCGGCTGTGGAGCACCCAGCAGGGGAACTCGGTGAGGCTCTTCACGGGCCACCGCGGCCCTGTGCTCTCTCTGGCCTTTTCCCCCAACGGTAAGTACTTGGCGTCGGCGGGCGAGGACCAGCGGCTGAAGCTGTGGGACTTGGCGTCCGGGACGCTCTACAAAGAGCTTCGGGGCCACACGGACAGCGTCACCAGCCTCACCTTCAGCCCGGACAGCAGCCTGCTCGCGTCGGCCTCCATGGACAACTCGGTGCGCGTCTGGGACATCAGGAGCGCGCACTGCAGCGCGCCCGCCGACGGCTCGTCCAGCGAGCTCGTGGGCGTCTACACCGGCCAGACGAGCAACGTGCTGAGCGTGCAGTTCATGGCCTGCAACCTCCTGCTGGTGACCGGAATCACGCAAGAAAATCAGGAACATTGA